In Zingiber officinale cultivar Zhangliang chromosome 9B, Zo_v1.1, whole genome shotgun sequence, the genomic window AAGACCAGAATAATATGGAGAAAGCCTGACACCAAAAGACCcaattaatataatataaaacCACTTCCTTTAGTGCATGAACCTTAGATACTACTCATTACAAAGAAAGGTAGGTGCTTCTTTTCAACTTTCTCATGAGTCAATGTGATCAAATGCTAAGTACCATTCATAGTCCCAAACAACAAACTAATTCTTAGATGTTATTCCTTGTTCAATCTCTACTGAATGCTCATATAAGAAATCTGTGAATAAAACAATGCGGTACTCTGTACTCTTATGCTATGTAATTTTCATGCTTTTCTTGCCATGTTTTACAGCTAACACTCTTGAGGAAGATGGCAAAAAGAAAAAGTGATCTTCGCCTCTATGCTGATGAGCTTGGTAGAGGGGTAATTGGTGAACTAGACTACACTAGGGAAGCAGCTAATGTTGCTGCATTTTCGGTACTTCACGCTTGAATTAATTTGCTGTAGGAACATTATTATGTTAGTTTTCAATTTAGTTTTCTACACTACTGACTTGATGTATTGTGTCTTTATTTCTCAGGAAGTACATTCTCAATATTCATTTATCAAGGTCCCCAAGGTGTTTATGAATTTAACAAGCAAAAGAGTTCTCACCATGGAATGGATAGTTGGTGAAAATCCCAATGACTTGCTTGCCCAAGCCAAAGAATTTGGAAAGGAGAACAATCGATATCCGGAAAGGAAAAGATTAGAAGCAAAAGTACACCTTGTTGATATGGTATGCACTGTTAAATGATTTGTattattaaaaaaacttttctttattgACTACTTGACCTTAGGAATATGTAAAACCAACTGCGAGTGCTAGCTCAAATCTTACTCTTTTCACATTCTTTGTTCAGGATCTTTTTGGTTGAACTACTTCAATTTTTGCAATAATGGAGTCTGAAATTTCTGCTTTTTTGCTTTTAATATAATCAAAAGATAGTGTCATAGTTTCTCATATACTCTTTCTATTTCTTACCAAATTTCATACTGGAGAAAAACATGAACACTTAAAATTGCACTCTGCCACCGTGTTCATGAAGCTGGATGCTAGCATTAGGACTTTGATGCTAAACATTGCCCATATCAGACAAAGATTATGGCCTTTTGTTTCTTAATGGATATTGGTCGCTTTTTCAGCACCAATCTAATGGCGTTTCACTTGGAAGAAACTCTCTTTTTCCAATTAACATGTGATTAATTTAGCGTGAATATGCTGAAGTGGTTCTCTTATAAAGAGTGTGTACCTTCTGTCTTTTTATGCCAGAACATCCAGAATTatatatgctttatggtttgaCTTGCATTTGTATGTGATGGTTCGAGATGTAGGTGAAGAAAGGCGTGGAATCAACATTAATCCAACTTCTTGAAACAGGCCTATTGCATGCTGATCCGCACCCTGGAAATTTACGTTATACTCAAGAAGGGCATATTGGGTATGGAAAAAATAGTTATTTCACTAAGATAAGTAAATGATTTACTAACAAGTAAGCTGTATTATAACAAGCTAGATTTGAGTTTTTATTCATATTGCAATTATGTTCAGGTTTTTACCTAATGGCATGCTAGTTTATCATTGaaaacctttctttttctttgatttaTGGTTTCTTTTAATTGTTTTCTTTGCTGAACATTTATTTTAGGTTTCTTGATTTTGGTTTGCTTTGTCGGATGGAGAAAAAACATCAGCTTGCTATGCTTTCTGCCATAGTTCACATAGTTAATGGAGACTGGAATGCACTTGTCTATGATTTGATGGAAATGGATGTTGGAAGGCCAGGAACCAATCTTCGTCGTGTAGCAATGGTTTGTCATCTTGACCATATTCCATTTTTGTTAACATTTTGCCAATTATTTTCACAGTTCGAGGTGACATTTGATGACATTGTGCTTTGTTCTTAATTTTGTTGACACTTACAAAATAAGGAAAACATACACAATTTACTTGTTTGGAAGGGAGAGATATGGAGAGGAGAATATAGATTTTAAGATCCTCTTCCCAGTTTACCTTGGTAAAAATTCAGGAAGGAGCTCCCATAACATTTGGTTGAAGGATTTTGGAGCAAAATTGTATCTTCCCAGAACTGATGGATGCGGGTTGTCTCCACCAAAGGGAAGGGGTAAAGTTCTCTTTGTCGCTTACCTTTCAGTGTGATGTAGATAATGGCAAAGTCAATGCCATATGAGGTACCCAATAAGTGTAAGTGCTGATTTCCAGTACCGACTGTATTAACAATCTACCCTAGTATAATAGAAGTTCAGTATTGGAACAACAAAATATTGCAGCGAGTTTCCTGTACAGCTCCTCAGAAGTGTTGAGACTGGGTATTGGTTGGTATTTGAAACAACAAATGCTAGATGATAACTTCTCTCTTGTTACACCATTCTTCTGATTACTTGTATATTCTGAATGTAAAAGCTTGCCTTATCTTATTTTACCTTGTGAACATTTCAAGGATTTGGAAGAGGCCTTGGGCGAAGTAGTCTTTATCAATGGAATTCCTGACATCAAGTATAGTCGTGTAAGTAGATCGCTCCTTTTAGTTTCCATATTATGTGATTGCTTTAGTGTTTCTGTTCTCAAAACTTGAATATTCCTCGAGTGTCTGCAGTATATGATTTCCTTCATCAATTTTCAGAAGAATATGCAAATGTAAAAAATAGGAGGTCAAATGATAAAAGCTTTCCAAAATTTAGCCACTGATGTAGGATAACAATGGTAATTAACCAGATCCGTCAAACTGCTTGCTAAATAGGTCTTACTGGTTTAGCTGACTAATGAATACATTTGTCCATATGTTGTATATTTTTCAGTTCCTACCATGTCATCCAATATAGGCAGCTGATGAGCTGAGTCCATGTTAATTTGAATGTTTGCTGATTTACCGTGTGATTTAGCTCATGCCTGTGGGACAGGTACACTGTCTTACCCCCCTATATAAGCTTTGTTGTTTTACAAAATAATAGGAGTTGCAGTTGAAGTGAGATCGTTACCGTCTAAACTTTTAGATCCATTGCTTCTGGTTATTCTCGTTTTCACTCTGTAGACTCTGTAGTCTGTACTTTGATTCAGATTGCCCCAAGTCATGACTCAAGGAGTAGTCCTTTGAATGCTGTTGAACTTATTCCTTTCTGACGGGCGAAAAGCTATCCTTAATCATTCACATAAAACATTTTATCCATGTTGCTTGAGCAAGTAAAATTTTGGATTGTTGATTCTGAGTATAATCAACAATATGATTGAATTTTTAGGCGAAGTTATGGGCTAAGGCTAAGCTAATCTGGTCATATTTCCAATGATATATTCGTAATTGATTGTAGTGACCAATGAGAAAGTAGCAAGGTGTGTTAATATGTAAGCCAGttccttttttgtcttttgcAATTCCATCTAATTCTTTTACCTTTATTTAATCTATAGGGAAATACCTTAGCCAATAATCGTCATATGCTATACGTTTTTGCAGGTTTTAGGTAAAATTTTATCTGTAGCAGTCAAGTATAATTTTCATATGCCACCATACTTCACGCTGCTTTTGCGCTCTTTGGCTTCATTTGAAGGTCGATTTTTCTTTTCCACTGTTACCTACATGATTATATTGGTTCATATGGATTTTAGCGACAGTACTTACATGTACGAATGGAATTTACTTGGATGTCATATGATTTGTTCCATTCTTCAAGGTCTTCAATATTTTTCCCTATAGCAGGGTTGGCTGTAGCAGCAGATCCAAATTTTAAGACGTTTCAAGCTGCATACAATTTTGTTTCAACGAGACTACTGTATGATAATTCAGCTGCAACCAGAAAAATATTGCATTCGGTATGCCTCTCCACGAGGTCAATTCTTTTTTGTGCTTTCTGAATTGTTACATCGACACATGGTCAATAATATAGATGCAGGAGGATACTAAAGTTCTAGAGCAAAACTTAACTAGTTTCTTTATATTTCCCTAGTCATATTTCGGCAGCCAAAGCTGTGACAGACTTTATACATTTAGACTGTTAATTTCTATGTTCCTGTACCAAAATGCTTTTAATGGGTAGGTTTTACACTTCGTTTCAGGTTGTCTTCAACAAAAGGAGGGAATTGAAATGGGACAGGATTTTGCTTTTCCTTAGGCTGAGTAACATGAGGTATTTATACAATGTCTCAAGCACTCAATTGAATTTATGCCATTTAACTCTTTTAAATAAACTTCTAGCAACAATTGGTTATGATATTCCATTTGAGACTCCAGTACAATCCCACATGTGAAAATGTGGGCTAACCGGGGGAGGTTGATGGGGCCATGGGGGCTTAAGCATTTTGAATCATTAGTTGATCCTACTAACTTGGTATGTAGCAAGGCTACTTTTATTACTTATTCCTACTGAGAAGTTTCAGTTGGAAAAGGTAGCATGTGAAGTAGCTTGAGAGGACGACGAGCCTTTAGGGAATTGTGACACAGTTCAGTTCCACATGAAAAATTATCACAAGCTACCCAGAAATTCTTATATCACTCTGAGGAAAAGTGGTATCGGTTGGATTTCTCCAATCAAAAGGACCTAAATAAGGGATGTAAGCATTCTAGGTCGGTGGTCGGGCGCACAAGTTTATTGTTGTCAAATAAAATCATACCTATATGGTGTCAAATATGTAACATTGTAAATTTATATATCTATTTCTCACTATTTCCTTAACATATTGAGCAAATATAAACGATCAGCCACACTAGACAATTTACCTCATTTTCCTTTCTAGCTTTCACCTTATGATTTTACTCAATGAATGCAGAAAAAACACATCTGTGGTAGAATTAGAAATGTTGCCTTCAAATAGATCATCATTTGGACAAACTGACAAAGGGGAGGTCTTCGATACTGCGAACCTCATCTTGAGGCTGTTAACGTCAAAAGATGGTGCGGTTTTCCGAAGAATTCTGATGACTGCGGTAGGTATCGTATTGCTTCCACTGTAATTCTGATCTTCAGAGGTTGTATCTTGTGTTCTTAGCAGGAGTTCACCATGTTAAACAAGTTTAGTCTACTAAGGACAATGTATTAACACACTATGTTTCCTTGATCGAACAGGATTCAACTTCTTTAGCTCGCACATTCATCTCTAAAGATGCAAAACCCCTCCGCAGAGATCTCAGTTCCGCTCTCGCTGATATTCTCTTCCAGTGGACGTCAGAGGCCTTCAGAAGAAATGGAGTTGAAGAGAGGAACAAACTTAACCGAAACATGATCCTAGAAAGTGAACAAATGGAAAGAAAACCAGCCTCACCATCCCAGTTATCGGTACCTTTGTTGCAAACTGTTCTCCGAGACAAAAGGCTCAAGGTTATATTTTACAAAATTGCAAATGGTGTAAGACAAGACTCGATGCTGACGGTGCGAGTATGTTGGAGTTTAGCGGCTGTCCTTGCTACTGCTGCAGTACTTGCGATGCATCGAGCTCTTGTTTACTGGTCAGAAACTCATGGAAGATCATTTTTACCAAGGCGAATCGCACTTAGCATTCCATGAGGCGCTTCTAGGAGTCTATAGGATATCGACATTTTTCAACAAAGAGAAAAATGTTACTTTGTACAGAATGTAGTTGAAGTAGTTTAACAAATGTTGATCAATTATTCTTTTAAACCACTTATGGAGTTGTTGCACCTCGTACGGTGTTTTGCATGGGGAGATTCATGGTTTGTGTTGAGTGTAGGAGTGTAACTGAATTGAGTCTAACAATAAGAGGTTCAAATTTGGCTCGGTTAGTTTTTTCTAAGCTTGATCTTGGCTCAAGTTCGATTCGAACTTTAATTCTTAAGCATGAGTAAATTAAATAATTCAATCGAACTTTAATTCTTAAGCATGAGTAAATTAAATAATTCACGAACGGTTCGAGCGTGattcaaaaattataatcaaTCATTTTCAGATTGTTAAAAAAAGCTCGATTTATAGCTCGTTAGAAACATAATCAATCTTGAGTTAACGAtgtattttgattttaagttttaattattaaaatattattattattatatatagagaGTAATGATATGATATCTGACTTTCACATATATCTAGGTGTCCGAATCACTTAGTTAAATACGGGAATCGTGTGTGATAtcacttttttatatatatatatatatatatatatatatatatatatatatatatatatatatatatatattttgtgagTCTATAAACTAAATACTATTAAGATCGAGCTCCATTCGATAATATCTTGAGCTCAAAATTAGGTGAGCTCAACTCATTAACCTAAATGAGAGTTGAATAACTCGTGAACAGCTAGCTGTTTGGATAGACTTATCAAACGACAAAGTTGGGTCTTAAAATTGGAAAATTAAGATAccttttaatatttaatattattttttaaaagtgctaATTTAAAATACCATTTAAATTCTTTTGTTAttgagatattttaaaaataatttacaaagtaaaaaaaatattttatagcaAAATAATGACTTTTTTAATATTTATGAATTTTGGAATTATAATATTTTCTAATATCGTCCACTTTAATTTACTATGcctttacttgtttaatttttcaattaaatatttatttcttttactagAAGTAATatctcaaatatatatttttagatttatttttaaaagtatattaaaaaatataaaagatattgCATGAACTGAATCACTCATAATCCCACTTTCAGTTGGCACTTAACTCACTTATCACACGCGTAATCCACCAAAtctaaaatataattattaatcCAAATAATTTAATTACAGCTCTCATTAAATTAATCATTGATGTATTAATGGAGATAGGATTCTCTCTCTCTAATTTTTCCATGTCCCGCTTGTGGGCCACAACTTTTGCTGACGGTGAACACAGGAGGATCTAACTATATCCGAACAAAATTTATTCTGCTATCAATCTAAACCCTTATTCAGATTCGGTTGGATTCCGACTCCGATTGTATTGACGATGATCCCCCCAAACATGTACTCTATGACGCACAACACTCATGCTATGGAAATCTCGACTTGTGACATTTTCAATTTAATCGGTCAAAAATCCGATCCGACTCGACTCAAGTCGAGTCAGATGCATGCATCTTAGTGTGCCCAACAGATTAAAGATGCAAATGTCAATTACACTCCTGAAGTCTCAGGATTCCAACGTTTGACCACCCCTCCCACAAGTCCACCAAATCGCTGTCCGTTTAACTGCTAAGCGTGAGTGTGACTCGTTGGACGAGTCCGACGTCGACCGAGTCAAACCGCGTGCTGTCGTCCGATTTGACTCGGTCGCCGGAAACCGCAAACAACTTGCCCTTTGCCATTCACAGCTCGCGGgcattgattgattgattgagatGTTTCCTAATTTGTCACgagtttttttactttttatttttcttttatcgaAAAAGATAGAATAAAAAGTAGGTATGTGAGGGAATCTAAATCATTTAAAATATgtgttttttaaataaaaaattataaatgtaGAATAGAGTTAGATGCCTATTTATGATTCACAATAAATAGTTTCAATAAACTCTAAACCCTATTTATGATTATCATtagggatttttctctaatttaccgttcAATTAAATATGAATAGTAAATATTTAAATGGTATAATTTTAAGAGTAAATTATCGTAAAATCCCTAATAGTAAATTATTCTCACTCCCTGtatgtaaaaaaaatatgaaaccaCAACATCAACGACCCCCCTAGAGTTGGTCCCATGGATATGAAGAGAGGTAAATATCGGTATACAGCTGAAAGCGCATGACCGGGACGCTAACTCCAAgcaatgacaccccgaggatcaAACCTTGGACCTCTCGCCCACGAAACCATACAGCCCCAGCTGTGCTACGCCCGGGGACCCACTCCCTgtatctaaatattttatttacttcAACTCTCTTCCAACTTCCTAATGCACATCAATTTACCTAAGCACCCttatttttaggttaaaaaactCCAAAATGAGATATAATTCTTCTAAATTCAACTCatttaaactagaatctagtatttttttttatcaaattgagcatgACTCCTTTTCCACCTAACCAATTGATTGGTATATTCGATTCTAGCTAAATGGTGttaaatttaggtaaaaataatgaTATTCTAGTTTAAATATGCTGAATTCAGAGAAATTATACTTCATTTTGgacttttttatctaaaaaaatgaAGACAATTAGGTAAATCGATATGCATTAGGAGTTAGAAGGGAGTTGAAGCAAAGAAAAGTTTGCGTGTAGGGAGTGAGAATAAATTTTTTCTAACGTAGGGTTTGAGCAcaaaattgaatttgtatacaggGAGTTTAAGACTATTTACTCTAATTTTAACTAGTTTAACTAAACATTATTAACTCCATTTAGAGGTTCATGGACACACATAACTTGGTCCCCTCGGGGGTGGTGCGGTGATTAAGGTATGAGGTGTTGTTACATTAGATCATGAGATGAAAACTCAGCATATTCAAGCATGTCTTCCCCCATGCTTTGGGCACTGTACTAATGACTAGTAACCACCCATAATTTACCTCATTCGTGTTGGGCTAGGGACGAATTGGCAAAAACGTTGAGAGCAagtgaatcgccttttgccatatAGACACGCATAACTTGCCCCGTGGGTTAGCGTAATTGATATGTATAAGTGGTTGTTTAATAGGAATTGAGTTAATTTTTAGCGAATGTAAAATATCTCGGTGGGCAAAGAGCTGTTGTGTTAGGATAAATATCCCTATGATTTATCTCCTTTCAAAGAGTGTGGAGTCGTCCTATAGGGATTGTCATGTCCAAAAGATATTCACACATCTCCATAATaacatgatattatctactttgggtCTAATCTCTCATGACTTTGTTCTTGAGCTCTACCTAAAAGGtttcatgccaatagagatatcttacatcccttttaaacccatgatcttttcaagatattttctaaatctttcaaatatagaattttgattaaatcccaacaatcctccccttatGGTCTGTTTGGGAGGTGGTGAGGGAAGGGAAAGGAAGGGGAAATAAGGGGAAGAGAAATTTTGAACCTCGTTTGGGAAGGAgtgagaaaagagaaggaaaggtaaggaagggtaagcttTAACTTTCGTTACCCATGGAATGAGAGATTTTCTTACACCccgaattggggtgtaaggaaggggaagggaaaacaattttttttttattccaattttatccctgttcttaatagtttaagaaatatttcaatttctaattttattatGTCGCCGAGTTCAATTTCCTCGCCTTCTTCACAACTCGCTTGCTACCATATTATTAGACGAGAGGATCCGACACGTCTTCTAACTGAATTAAAGGGAGAAATTATTTTTATCGTCAAAATTTAAGAGGATAcctactattttttaattttttccattaaaatttaataagtttttaaagaataggaCTTCTCGTTATCAGCGtcatctttcaaattttttttatttaagatttgtaaaattattattttcattatttctcatttaattacttgattatcgGTAATTCATTATTTTGTTATGAAtagcataaaaaaattaattttttattaaaaaaatagttaatttaaatgataatataaaaaattaattttattattaaaaatatctaatttatatttataaaataaatattaatattatgaaaattttctaatttaaaaaataaggatatttttgtaactttatctatttaaccttcattctCCTTCCTTTCCTCCCAAACAAAGTAACACATGTTACGTTAATGATCCTTCCATCCCTCCTAAACAAGgagaagttaaatactttacttctcctcacttccccttccttcccctcctttccccttccgttaatgaaccttccctcacTCGATCCAAACAAAGGGTTAAATGAAAGACCATCATTATTTTTATGGTCTGGCAtccctgcgagcatccggtcactcttgacttgcttCAGACCTTCctacaagtatccggtcatcctgactTACTCTAGGCCTCTTCGCAAGCATCCTTATTCAGTCATTCTGACCTGCTCTAGACCTCCCCATAAACATCtgatcaccttgacctgctccggaTCTCCTCGTGAACATTTGGTCATCCTGACTCGATCTGGGCCTCCTCGCGAGCATCCAATCACCCTGACatgctccgggcctccccgcgagcatctgaCCACCTTGACTAGCTCCGACCTTTCTCGCGAGTATTTAATTATCCTGACCTGCTCCGAACCTTACCCGTAAACATTTGGTCACTCTGACTTGCTCCGGGCCTCCCGACAATttcgttcaaggtcaccccatatgccatctggtctggaccatgactctgaGACCATTTATTATATCTAAAGGATATTTACATATATCTACAATGTGggtctagaccctcatgactttactcttggactctacccaaaaggtctcatgccaatgaaaatatcttatatccttttaaacccatgatctttttcaaatctttccaATATAGAACTTTAATTGAATCCTAATAGGGAAGACTAAGGTGACGACTTCACCTTTGCTTCAATTGACACACATAACTTGTTTCTACGGGTTGACATAGTTAGTACCTATATGAGTATTTGCTTCAATAGATTTTTTTAGTGAGTGTAAAATATCTTGTTGGATGCCTGATCTCTCCCATGCAAAGGATCATTATGTTAgggtaaaatatttttataatttacctATCTGTATCTCACCGTGAGATCAACGATATCTAACAACTTGGGATAAATGATATCATCTTTTATTCTAATAGAGATACATAACTTGACTTTACCTACTTGGGATAAATGATATCATCTTTTATTATGATAGAGACACATAACTTGACTCGGTGGTAGAGTGGTCAGAGAGATATGATACATGTTTTTTAGTAATTAGGGTGTATTTAGGATGATTAAATTACTAGTGAAATTGAGAAGTTCTTGAATTTATTTGATAGGAAATAAATATAAGGCCGGACTGTCTACAATAATTAGTGAGAGGGTATGATATGAATCTCTGATATATAAAAAACAATAGACACACATAACTCAGCCTTGCATACGCTTTCGAATTTATTTGATGGACGAATCAGAAGACCGTCCACTTTGCAAATTAGTCCGGCCGGCCTAAAAAATACTGCGTAATTTGATATGTGAAAATAGGCAGAAAAGGATCGAAGCTTGGCGGATTCCGGGACAGCTTCGTACTGATACGCGTAAATATCGTACCCAATATTAGACCAGCTAAGTAGTGAACTGGGGCCTACTTCGTTTAACCCAATTAAAGTGCAGGTGGAAATGTGAAGTTAGTGAAGGGGAGAGCACCCGTGCGCTAAAAGGGGAATACTTTAACCGACTGGTGGGAGAAACGAACTAAGAATCGAAGATCCAGTTCATTTTTGGACCCCCAAAAAAGGCGATTTTTTTATGGCGACTTTCCTTATGGAAGATTGTTCTTGCGATCCCGATGGTGTTCTTAACGATCTTAGATTCGATCCAGTTCGAGGGAGAAAGAAACGGTGAAAAGGCGGAAGAAATGGAGGGGTTGCCTTCAATCCGAGGCGGTCTCCTCCTTTGACCACTGCCACCCCCCCTCCTTCCTTCCCACCATCTTCCTACACCTTTCCCTCTTCTCCAATCATCGCCCCGTCGGCCCCCTTTTTTATAGGCCTCGGCTTTGCCCCCATTAGCTGGATCCATTGATGGTTGACGAATCTCCCAGATCGGAGCAGAATGGGCGTGTGCTTCTCCGCGGATTCCAAGGTCACAGGTGGCTCCAGCAGAAGCGGCAGCGGGTCGGTGAGGAAGCGGCAGGTGGAGGGGCCGCGGAATAAGGCGCCGTCGGAGCAGCCGCCG contains:
- the LOC122023445 gene encoding uncharacterized protein slr1919-like, whose protein sequence is MTSRTPQATTGSIAMATAVGPPVRASIAALRSSSPSRESRRGGTGSVLRVLRSDRDFLRERLRPLTNALGEILWLRNLEDPGAKDAPITDSAWPRISHPPGLSSLDLLMADLEALKVYANYFQDTFKIFVMPLPEVYDPEKVALYFSLRPHILAFRIAEVFLSWASFAIKLQTSKAFNVNKQSVNLNDGIDNSQYLAGKLVKESLLNLGPTFIKVGQSLSTRPDIIGSDVSKALSELHENVPPFPRTVALKVMEEEFECPIERIFSYISEEPVAAASFGQVYRGCTLDGTVVAIKVQRPNLLPSVARDIYILRLGLTLLRKMAKRKSDLRLYADELGRGVIGELDYTREAANVAAFSEVHSQYSFIKVPKVFMNLTSKRVLTMEWIVGENPNDLLAQAKEFGKENNRYPERKRLEAKVHLVDMVKKGVESTLIQLLETGLLHADPHPGNLRYTQEGHIGFLDFGLLCRMEKKHQLAMLSAIVHIVNGDWNALVYDLMEMDVGRPGTNLRRVAMDLEEALGEVVFINGIPDIKYSRVLGKILSVAVKYNFHMPPYFTLLLRSLASFEGLAVAADPNFKTFQAAYNFVSTRLLYDNSAATRKILHSVVFNKRRELKWDRILLFLRLSNMRKNTSVVELEMLPSNRSSFGQTDKGEVFDTANLILRLLTSKDGAVFRRILMTADSTSLARTFISKDAKPLRRDLSSALADILFQWTSEAFRRNGVEERNKLNRNMILESEQMERKPASPSQLSVPLLQTVLRDKRLKVIFYKIANGVRQDSMLTVRVCWSLAAVLATAAVLAMHRALVYWSETHGRSFLPRRIALSIP